The following coding sequences lie in one Glycine soja cultivar W05 chromosome 16, ASM419377v2, whole genome shotgun sequence genomic window:
- the LOC114391242 gene encoding GTP cyclohydrolase 1-like produces the protein MDCFDEANGELENVVSVGCSEEGSEKEAKTDIGAIEDAVKVLLLALGEDINREGLRKTPLRVAKALREGTRGYRQKVKDIVEGALFPEAGLENNRIGHAGGTGGLVVVRDLDLYSYCESCLLPFQFKCHVGYVPSGQRVVGLSKLSRVVDVFAKRLQEPQRLADEVCSALHQEILPAGVAIVLQCTHIPFPDIESIFLESNQQVWVKTLVLSGSGIFENKSEDAWSDFFCLLRFRGIKIENIHLRGSSDQCWCPSLTALSAKVSSKIVPVNPAMVTAVSSILDSLGEDSLRKELAGTPSRFVKWLLNFQSIDMDVKLNRSLCDGIDTLNLDREVNFNDRQIHSELNLPFWSQCEHHILPFHGVVHIGYFLSEGSNPIGKSLLQSVVHFYGFKLQVQERLTRQIAETIAPLLLGGHVIVVVEASHTCMISRGIEKFGSSTATIAVLGRFSTDLAARDAFLQCVASATTSGGQ, from the exons ATGGACTGTTTCGATGAGGCGAATGGGGAGCTTGAAAATGTTGTGAGTGTTGGGTGTAGTGAAGAGGGTTCTGAGAAAGAGGCAAAGACAGATATTGGTGCAATTGAGGATGCTGTGAAGGTTCTTTTGCTTGCGCTTGGGGAAGATATCAACAGGGAAGGTCTTAGGAAGACACCACTTCGTGTTGCCAAGGCCCTTCGTGAAGGAACCAGAG GGTACAGACAAAAAGTGAAGGACATTGTTGAAGGTGCTTTATTCCCTGAAGCCGGTCTAGAAAACAATAGAATTGGTCATGCAGGCGGCACAGGTGGACTTGTGGTTGTCCGAGATCTTGACCTTTATTCCTATTGTGAGTCTTGCTTGCTACCATTCCAATTCAAGTGTCATGTGGGCTATGTCCCTTCTGGCCAAAGAGTTGTGGGTTTAAGCAAACTCTCTCGAGTGGTTGATGTATTTGCTAAACGACTCCAGGAGCCTCAGCGTCTTGCAGATGAGGTTTGTTCAGCATTGCATCAAGAAATATTGCCAGCAGGTGTAGCTATTGTACTTCAGTGTACACACATCCCCTTTCCAGACATAGAATCAATCTTTCTTGAATCGAACCAACAAGTGTGGGTGAAGACACTTGTTTTGTCAGGTTCTGggatttttgaaaacaaaagtgaagATGCATGGTCTGATTTCTTTTGCCTTCTAAGATTTAGAGGTatcaaaatagaaaacattCATTTGAGAGGATCATCTGACCAATGCTGGTGTCCATCTTTGACTGCTCTTTCTGCTAAAGTTTCCTCCAAAATTGTACCAGTCAATCCCGCAATGGTGACTGCAGTATCTTCAATCCTTGATTCTCTGGGAGAAGATTCATTAAGGAAGGAGCTTGCAGGGACGCCTAGTCGATTTGTGAAATGGCTATTGAACTTCCAAAGCATTGACATGGATGTGAAGCTGAATCGTTCCCTTTGTGATGGAATAGATACTTTAAACCTCGATAGGGAGGTTAACTTCAATGACAGACAAATACATTCTGAGTTGAACTTGCCATTTTGGTCACAATGTGAGCATCATATACTTCCATTTCATGGTGTTGTTCACATAGGATACTTCCTTTCAGAAGGATCTAATCCCATTGGAAAATCCCTTTTACAGTCTGTAGTACATTTTTATGGTTTCAAACTCCAGGTTCAGGAAAGGCTTACAAGGCAAATAGCAGAAACCATTGCACCACTATTATTAGGTGGACATGTAATAGTAGTTGTAGAGGCAAGTCACACATGTATGATTTCTAGAGGAATTGAGAAGTTTGGAAGTAGTACAGCTACCATTGCTGTATTAGGTCGCTTTTCCACTGACCTCGCTGCAAGGGATGCATTCTTGCAGTGTGTTGCAAGTGCTACAACTTCTGGGGGGCAATAG